The Ciconia boyciana chromosome 2, ASM3463844v1, whole genome shotgun sequence genome has a segment encoding these proteins:
- the ACKR4 gene encoding atypical chemokine receptor 4 → MGWDMNNSTDYWIEDEENDLNSVIDYNTYELLCEKSDVRNFRKLFLPVFYALAFTVGVAGNSLVVAIYAYCKKPKTKTDVYIMHLAIADLLLLFTLPFWVVNAVQGWELGNSMCKLTASLYTMNFSSSMLFLACISVDRYRATSESRGHRRIGKHCSVTCICVWLSAIFLSIPELIFNQVKKHNDRNECFPVFPVNMETVLKATIQILEIILEFLLPFLVMLICYSATARAIFRSANAKKSRPFMVLLAVVATFIITQLPYNIVKFWQAMDIIYMLITDCDASKTIDIALQVTKSIALFHTCLNPLLYVFLGASFKMRIMKIAKNYGYWRRQQQNGRPEEISLNYEDNTEETISFTI, encoded by the coding sequence ATGGGCTGGGATATGAATAACTCAACTGATTACTGGATTGAGGACGAGGAGAATGATCTCAACTCTGTTATAGATTACAATACCTACGAGCTTCTCTGTGAAAAAAGTGATGTGAGAAATTTCAGGAAATTATTCCTTCCTGTGTTCTATGCATTGGCTTTCACTGTGGGAGTCGCTGGAAATTCATTAGTGGTCGCAATTTATGCCTATTGCAAGAAACCAAAGACTAAGACGGATGTCTACATCATGCATCTAGCCATTGCTGATTTGCTCTTGCTCTTTACACTCCCTTTTTGGGTTGTGAATGCCGTGCAGGGATGGGAGCTTGGAAACTCAATGTGCAAGCTCACTGCTTCTCTGTACACCATGAATTTCAGCTCTAGCATGCTGTTCCTGGCCTGTATCAGTGTGGATAGATACAGGGCCACTTCTGAATCCCGGGGTCATAGAAGAATTGGTAAACACTGCAGTGTTACCTGCATCTGTGTCTGGCTGTCTGCCATTTTCCTCAGTATCCCTGAACTGATATTTAATCAAGTCAAGAAACACAATGACAGGAATGAAtgctttcctgtatttccaGTGAACATGGAAACAGTCTTAAAAGCAACCATTCAAATCCTGGAAATCATCCTGgaatttctgcttcctttcctaGTAATGCTGATCTGCTATTCAGCTACTGCTCGAGCAATCTTTAGATCTGCAAATGCTAAAAAATCTAGACCTTTCATGGTTCTGCTGGCAGTAGTGGCTACTTTCATTATTACTCAGCTACCTTACAACATTGTTAAGTTCTGGCAAGCCATGGATATCATCTACATGTTGATTACTGACTGTGatgcaagtaaaaccatagaCATTGCACTCCAGGTCACCAAGAGCATAGCTTTGTTTCACACCTGCCTGAACCCTCTTCTCTATGTCTTTCTGGGTGCCTCTTTTAAAATGCGTATTATGAAAATTGCAAAAAATTATGGATACTGGAGAAGACAACAACAGAATGGAAGACCTGAAGAAATTTCTCTGAATTATGAAGACAATACTGAAGAAACAATTAGTTTCACTATATAG